In the Drosophila biarmipes strain raj3 chromosome X, RU_DBia_V1.1, whole genome shotgun sequence genome, one interval contains:
- the LOC108023931 gene encoding protein CutA homolog has product MLMPYRISPRLLTSRWSVVRNLLIAASVTTAAVTVRPAFAASSSAQCTIGSRAVCSSSVSDSSAKMAEQTPATASASGEAYQAGSSAVAFVTTPDRESARKLARSIIDQKLAACVNIVPHIESIYLWEGKVTEDNEYLMVVKTRTSRIDELSKFVRENHPYSVAEVISLPIQNGNPPYLDWIAQSVPERGSKQD; this is encoded by the coding sequence ATGTTGATGCCATATCGTATCTCCCCAAGGCTCTTGACCTCTCGCTGGTCGGTGGTGCGCAACCTGTTGATCGCGGCCAGCGTCACGACCGCCGCCGTCACAGTCCGTCCGGCGTTCGCCGCGAGCAGTTCAGCCCAGTGCACCATTGGCAGCCGGGCAGTGTGCTCCTCCTCCGTCTCCGATTCCAGTGCCAAGATGGCCGAACAGACACCAGCCACCGCATCCGCGTCGGGGGAAGCCTACCAGGCGGGCAGCAGCGCGGTGGCCTTCGTGACCACGCCGGACCGCGAGTCGGCCAGGAAGCTGGCCCGCAGCATCATCGACCAGAAACTGGCCGCCTGCGTCAACATTGTGCCCCACATCGAGTCCATCTACCTGTGGGAGGGCAAGGTCACGGAGGACAACGAGTACTTGATGGTGGTCAAGACGCGCACCAGCCGCATCGACGAGCTGAGCAAGTTCGTCCGCGAGAATCATCCGTACAGCGTCGCCGAGGTCATCTCGCTGCCCATCCAGAACGGCAACCCGCCGTATCTGGACTGGATCGCCCAGTCGGTGCCGGAGAGGGGGAGCAAGCAAGACTAG
- the LOC108023970 gene encoding uncharacterized protein LOC108023970 isoform X1 — MNRSNSFVSSLKWWPLQGHNNQPAAVAPPAGSGGGYSQSAPSSPTSSWPPPLQQQQNPSAHRLLPPTAHQKVAGGGTVGATFGSSVAVQKLRESKWFKPEEQRIFCAVVECGFVVEIRSSAAAEAAAANAAAAAAAAASGDADVDALEELDCPLTAQPLTLTPPNQAPKPNQAQSHPQRLVIPRNGSSFLETQDENETPVASWYGIVLCKVAKDNKPKPETIEIFSVKIRENGTYKLIKMQLADIWSHGWELRINNFADKEKVPHNEKDIRNQVSVARKAKQSLWNNNKHFVYWCRYGSRQQDLRKRQMSECVKWGSVGMNAGMLLVLNNRQKCHSHSK, encoded by the exons atGAACCGCTCGAACAGCTTTGTCAGCTCGCTGAAGTGGTGGCCACTGCAGGGCCACAACAACCAGCCGGCCGCCGTGGCGCCACCTgccggcagcggcggcggctaCTCGCAGTCGGCGCCCAGCTCGCCCACCTCCAGCTGGCCACCgccactgcagcagcagcagaacccCTCTGCCCACCGGCTGctgccgcccaccgcccaccagaAGGTCGCCGGCGGCGGCACCGTGGGCGCCACCTTCGGCAGCAGCGTCGCCGTGCAGAAGCTGCGCGAATCCAAGTGGTTCAAGCCCGAGGAGCAGCGCATCTTCTGCGCCGTCGTCGAGTGCGGCTTCGTGGTGGAGATCCGCAGCAGCGCCGCAgcagaggcggcggcggccaatGCGGCGGCAGCGGCCGCTGCAGCCGCCTCCGGTgacgccgacgtcgacgcTTTGGAGGAGCTCGACTGCCCCCTCACCGCCCAGCCCCTGACCCTGACCCCACCGAACCAGGCCCCGAAGCCAAACCAAGCCCAGTCCCACCCACAGCGGCTGGTCATCCCGCGCAACGGCAGCAGCTTCCTGGAGACGCAGGACGAGAACGAGACGCCAGTGGCCTCCTGGTACGGCATCGTGCTCTGCAAGGTGGCCAAAG ACAATAAACCCAAGCCCGAGACCATTGAGATATTTTCTGTGAAAATACGCGAGAATGGCACATACAAACTGATCAAGATGCAGCTGGCGGACATTTGGAGCCATGGGTGGGAGCTGCGCATCAACAACTTTGCCGACAAGGAGAAGGTGCCCCACAACGAAAAGGACATTCGCAACCAG GTGTCGGTGGCGCGCAAGGCCAAGCAGAGTCTGTGGAACAACAACAAGCACTTCGTGTACTGGTGTCGATACGGGAGTCGTCAGCAGGATCTGCGGAAGCGACAG ATGTCGGAGTGCGTGAAGTGGGGCAGCGTGGGCATGAATGCGGGCATGCTGTTGGTGCTCAATAATCGGCAGAAATGCCACTCCCACTCAAAGTAA
- the LOC108023970 gene encoding uncharacterized protein LOC108023970 isoform X2, which yields MNRSNSFVSSLKWWPLQGHNNQPAAVAPPAGSGGGYSQSAPSSPTSSWPPPLQQQQNPSAHRLLPPTAHQKVAGGGTVGATFGSSVAVQKLRESKWFKPEEQRIFCAVVECGFVVEIRSSAAAEAAAANAAAAAAAAASGDADVDALEELDCPLTAQPLTLTPPNQAPKPNQAQSHPQRLVIPRNGSSFLETQDENETPVASWYGIVLCKVAKDNKPKPETIEIFSVKIRENGTYKLIKMQLADIWSHGWELRINNFADKEKVPHNEKDIRNQVSVARKAKQSLWNNNKHFVYWCRYGSRQQDLRKRQLDFPDSKSHIR from the exons atGAACCGCTCGAACAGCTTTGTCAGCTCGCTGAAGTGGTGGCCACTGCAGGGCCACAACAACCAGCCGGCCGCCGTGGCGCCACCTgccggcagcggcggcggctaCTCGCAGTCGGCGCCCAGCTCGCCCACCTCCAGCTGGCCACCgccactgcagcagcagcagaacccCTCTGCCCACCGGCTGctgccgcccaccgcccaccagaAGGTCGCCGGCGGCGGCACCGTGGGCGCCACCTTCGGCAGCAGCGTCGCCGTGCAGAAGCTGCGCGAATCCAAGTGGTTCAAGCCCGAGGAGCAGCGCATCTTCTGCGCCGTCGTCGAGTGCGGCTTCGTGGTGGAGATCCGCAGCAGCGCCGCAgcagaggcggcggcggccaatGCGGCGGCAGCGGCCGCTGCAGCCGCCTCCGGTgacgccgacgtcgacgcTTTGGAGGAGCTCGACTGCCCCCTCACCGCCCAGCCCCTGACCCTGACCCCACCGAACCAGGCCCCGAAGCCAAACCAAGCCCAGTCCCACCCACAGCGGCTGGTCATCCCGCGCAACGGCAGCAGCTTCCTGGAGACGCAGGACGAGAACGAGACGCCAGTGGCCTCCTGGTACGGCATCGTGCTCTGCAAGGTGGCCAAAG ACAATAAACCCAAGCCCGAGACCATTGAGATATTTTCTGTGAAAATACGCGAGAATGGCACATACAAACTGATCAAGATGCAGCTGGCGGACATTTGGAGCCATGGGTGGGAGCTGCGCATCAACAACTTTGCCGACAAGGAGAAGGTGCCCCACAACGAAAAGGACATTCGCAACCAG GTGTCGGTGGCGCGCAAGGCCAAGCAGAGTCTGTGGAACAACAACAAGCACTTCGTGTACTGGTGTCGATACGGGAGTCGTCAGCAGGATCTGCGGAAGCGACAG TTAGATTTTCCGGATTCAAAGTCCCACATACGTTGA